The following proteins come from a genomic window of Diorhabda carinulata isolate Delta chromosome X, icDioCari1.1, whole genome shotgun sequence:
- the LOC130901143 gene encoding adrenodoxin-like protein 1, mitochondrial yields MNMMNSMKFFRKLLQHPSKTTTYCTTNVKYFRTTLTDLHGEYEWLDPKSEDEVVNITIINKDGEKFPIRGKVGDNLLYLAHRYQIPMEGACEASLACTTCHVYIQSNHSDILAEPTETEEDLLDMAPFLKENSRLGCQITLDKNLEGLVVRLPKATRNFYVDGHTPKPH; encoded by the exons atgaatatgATGAATAGTATGAAATTCTTTCGGAAATTATTGCAACACCCATCAAAAACTACTACATATTGTACTACGAACGTTAAATATTTTCGTACAACACTAA CTGATTTACATGGAGAATATGAATGGTTGGATCCAAAGTCGGAAGACGAAGt AGTTAATATAACGATAATAAATAAAGACGGGGAGAAATTCCCTATAAGAGGGAAAGTTGGTGATAATCTCTTGTATTTAGCTCATAGATATCAAATACCGATGGAAGGTGCTTGTGAAGCGTCTTTGGCTTGCACCACTTGCCATGTTTATATTCAGAGTAACCATTCAGACATTCTAGCAGAACCGACGGAAACTGAGGAAGATTTGTTGGATATGGCACCATTTCTGAAGGAAAATTCTCGCCTAGGGTGCCAAATTACGTTAGATAAAAATTTAGAGGGTCTAGTCGTCAGATTACCAAAAGCTACAAGGAATTTTTATGTAGACGGACATACACCCAAACCGCATtaa
- the LOC130901006 gene encoding NADH dehydrogenase [ubiquinone] 1 beta subcomplex subunit 5, mitochondrial: MGVLSTLRILNRLSKLTFKNEGSKRLMSDHKVFPLQPSRWQWIKFKDYFHYYVMLGVIPCTLVVTWANIFIGPSTLSEIPEGYTPKFYEYQRSPITRFFAKYICRDPQQEYEKYLAFVFMEDEKMKIRALEAKIKQKMAERNDYQAYYYRPIAAKYHRITREAADYLETIRGE; encoded by the exons ATGGGAGTGCTCAGTACTTTAAGAATCTTGAATCGACTATCAAAGTTAACGTTTAAAAATGAAG gATCGAAAAGGTTGATGTCTGATCATAAAGTCTTCCCATTACAACCCTCCCGATGGCAATGGATAAAATTCAAAGATTATTTCCATTACTATGTAATGTTAGGAGTAATACCTTGCACCCTAGTTGTTACATGGGCGAATATATTTATCGGACCTTCAACTCTATCTGAAATTCCCGAAGGATATACCCCGAAATTCTACGAGTACCAGAGG agtCCCATAACTAGATTTTTTGCCAAGTATATTTGCAGAGACCCCCAGCAGGAATACGAGAAATATTTAGCGTTTGTTTTTATGGAAGAcgaaaagatgaaaataag GGCTCTCGAAGCGAAAATTAAGCAGAAAATGGCCGAAAGAAATGATTACCAAGCATATTATTATCGCCCTATTGCTGCTAAATATCATAGAATAACAAGAGAAGCTGCAGATTATTTGGAAACTATCAGAGGAGAATAA
- the LOC130900997 gene encoding cadherin-86C, protein MLLKESRETNRIKYFAMRCWLFLMCGPLLVNGVPRFDPSAQFRDILVPADAAVGAVFYRLRASDLTFDYPLVFSLQGQSNNVEIQSLNCSRFNSVCQANVILKKRLEVGRIYDFTVEARSQRGESAFLNCSFRATNATTPLEKIFPGALSLLSISESARRNTELGTIRAIGNSLLPRAVLLELWGSPEFSLHQKLLNDRDAEGTILLLNSLDYEKKTVHHLTMLANDPWTNTGEDSRNIAGWPILVAVLDEQDTPPVFTLAPPTTTLSPNLQPGDLVLRVHAEDGDRGNPRDIRYGLVPEDDPFVTFFSINETTGEIRLIRPISEIISFSHGGQPLLMSVIAEEVRSNPEEAPAQSTTVQLAIIPPGTEAGKPSFGAFEYNALLDENSPLGTVLDLPQAEINIQPGDVVTLDLLNNNGTFDIFPKVIDANSKFEITIRNPEYLDYEERQSVECYIIAKEVGAGNYTTKAKLTVILNDVNDNPPKFTEDKYYATVQEHVRIDTQILVVEADDIDKKSRSEIRYINLTGEGSELFRLDRDTGLITVADSINLDAEIRPVINLQVEAADENGEGLKTLSNIEIKLTDINDNPPIFVKEIYEFILNSDRTGFTTRAIIKASDNDITSPNNEIHYEIINLPENLYVDEKSGEILVTKSYDIEDVVLLKARAWDGGVPRLYSESEVRIYPPEGHSRKMVFIIPGANPDKTIVADTLKALTGGKVSIDRIRPYTGDEPGATYVANDDDRERSVVEATVTFSKGSVIDLNEINRIINERIEERRVKEKEIIRIRESNAGNLTWLLILFLVLLLIAIVIMIICCVCRQCPLYNYAFHKRKIVTPVVEKIERVHVIGTGDGRDNKSVQVAEWFGRREAWTPEQLDVEAESLRKHEVDRGSDRGGMKKTIRQTDIQQEPSRDPFYIREGNADILRLITRGGEPQHAVNLTNGQQYMPVDSGKDILMRRFIEQQQRSQVILPNAVRAQSEQELLEASLRQQNALLRQILLDRERDLRLETQSLPAGTQTDHDAGTQTEPELMRPPKREIRSDNDQSDYSDEEDELAIIKAKAKRRNGRKINVRRKIKTPIQEEVESEIEHPLRQTDLYREELPHRQTNIYRENDSHRESELYRETEFHRQSVDNGDGDRHRQTESYRGTGSHRQRDSYVEGNHHGHTESRRESDSHRQKDFHIEGDPRRQTESYRGGDSHRQRDSYREDDSHRQMELYGGSVRRKKSSKSSGTHSSKSELKKEILEELLASLEQSYDDSDSGERYYKGKEESRYKKKRLFSDDSLEVSPKSDEKTSTDSNNHKYHSESDLRLFSSKNRRKSSGSSNTTAQLKSKSQFDLSEVVGEKKVKKSSKRATGGARYMDWYKKPQNTDNSNKETQKTNKKQKSSSKKPAKGTKPSVSSRLLLDTESSRNKKIDNKKEAAGPDHPLLQHSEYRYEAPYTKKPEEDNDSGIALTKPPITQKKSVFTIAYDDVHTNQLRADSTTSP, encoded by the exons ATGTTATTGAAAG AATCGCGTGAGACAAAtcgtattaaatattttgctatGCGTTGCTGGTTGTTCCTCATGTGCGGACCACTTCTCGTGAATGGAGTGCCTCGTTTCGACCCGTCTGCTCAATTTAGAGACATTTTAGTACCGGCAGATGCTGCCGTAGGTGCCGTATTTTACAGACTTAGAGCCAGCGATCTAACCTTTGATTATCCTTTGGTGTTTAGTTTACAAGGACAATCAAACAACGTTGAAATTCAAAGTTTGAATTGTAGCAGATTCAATTCG GTATGTCAAGCGaatgttatattaaaaaaacggTTAGAGGTAGGACGTATTTACGATTTTACGGTAGAAGCGAGAAGCCAAAGAGGCGAATCGGCATTTTTGAATTGTTCGTTTCGTGCTACTAACGCTACGACTcctttggaaaaaatttttccagGTGCTTTGAGTCTTTTATCGATATCGGAAAGCGCGAGACGGAACACTGAACTAGGAACTATTCGCGCCATCGGAAATTCGTTACTACCCAGAGCGGTGCTACTGGAGTTATGGGGATCGCCGGAATTTAGTcttcatcaaaaattattaaatgatagAGACGCAGAAGGGACGATTTTGTTATTAAACTCGTTGgattatgaaaagaaaacagttCATCATCTGACAATGTTAGCAAAT GATCCTTGGACTAATACTGGTGAAGATAGTAGGAACATAGCAGGTTGGCCGATATTAGTGGCTGTTTTAGACGAACAAGACACTCCCCCTGTATTTACATTAGCTCCACCTACGACAACCCTAAGTCCCAATTTACAACCTGGTGATTTGGTGCTTCGGGTTCACGCCGAGGACGGCGATAGAGGGAATCCAAGAGATATACGGTACGGACTTGTGCCCGAAGATGATCCTTTTGTTACGTTTTTCAGTATTAATGAGACAACTG GTGAAATTCGTTTAATTCGTCCAATTTCGGAAATTATTTCGTTTTCACACGGCGGTCAACCGCTACTAATGTCTGTGATAGCGGAAGAAGTTCGTTCGAATCCCGAAGAAGCTCCGGCTCAATCTACGACTGTTCAACTGGCTATTATACCGCCTGGAACCGAGGCTGGAAAACCCTCGTTTGGGGCTTTTGAATATAACGCGTTATTAGATGAAAATTCTCCACTAGGGACCGTTCTGGATCTTCCGCAAGCTGAAATTAATATCCAACCAGGCGATGTTGTCACGCtagatttattaaataataacg GTACTTTCGATATATTTCCAAAAGTTATAGACGCTAATTCAAAGTTTGAAATAACAATTCGAAATCCCGAATATCTAGATTACGAAGAAAGACAATCAGTGGAATGTTATATAATAGCGAAAGAAGTAGGCGCCGGAAACTACACGACGAAAGCAAAGTTGACAGTAATTTTAAATGACGTCAACGATAACCCCCCGAAATTTACCGAAGACAAATACTATGCAACCGTTCAGGAGCACGTCCGAATCGATACTCAAATATTAGTAGTCGAAGCCGATGATATCGATAAAAAATCGAGAAGTGAAATTCGATATATCAACCTAACGGGCGAAGGGAGCGAATTGTTCCGATTAGATCGAGATACGGGGTTGATAACCGTTGCGGATTCGATAAATTTAGACGCCGAGATTCGCCCCGTGATAAATTTACAAGTAGAAGCCGCTGATGAAAACGGAGAAGGACTCAAAACTCTTAGTAACATCGAAATAAAATTGACAGATATCAACGATAACCCGCCGATATTCGTTAAAGAAATATACGAATTTATTCTAAATTCGGACAGGACCGGATTCACCACTCGGGCTATAATTAAAGCCTCAGATAACGATATCACGTCACCGAATAACGAAATACATTacgaaattattaatttaccGGAAAATTTGTACGTAGATGAAAAATCCGGGGAAATATTAGTGACGAAAAGTTATGATATAGAGGATGTCGTACTATTAAAAGCGAGAGCTTGGGATGGAGGAGTACCGAGGTTATATAGTGAAAGTGAGGTTAGGATTTATCCGCCGGAAGGACATTCtagaaaaatggtttttattataCCGGGTGCTAACCCGGACAAAACGATCGTGGCGGATACTTTGAAAGCTTTGACAGGAGGTAAAGTGTCAATTGACAGAATAAGACCGTATACAGGTGACGAACCTGGTGCTACGTACGTCGCCAACGATGATGATAGAGAAAG gAGCGTCGTCGAAGCGACGGTGACGTTCTCGAAAGGATCCGTCATCGATTTGAACGAAATCAATAGAATAATCAACGAAAGAATCGAAGAACGTCGcgtgaaagaaaaagaaatcatCAGAATACGAGAAAGTAACGCCGGTAATTTGACATGgttgttaattttgtttctcGTTCTTCTTCTGATCGCTATCGTCATCATGATAATCTGTTGCGTGTGCAGACAGTGCCCTCTGTACAATTACGCGTTCCATAAACGTAAAATTGTTACGCCagtcgtagaaaaaatagaaagagtACACGTTATAGGTACCGGTGATGGTAGGGATAATAAATCGGTGCAAGTGGCCGAATGGTTCGGAAGGAGAGAAGCCTGGACGCCGGAACAACTCGATGTTGAAGCTGAGTCGTTGAGAAAACATGAG GTTGACAGAGGCTCCGATCGAGGCGGTATGAAAAAGACGATAAGACAAACCGATATTCAACAGGAACCTTCCCGTGATCCATTTTATATTAGGGAAGGTAACGCAGACATATTGAGACTCATCACCAGAGGGGGGGAACCACAACATGCAGTAAATTTGACGAACGGTCAACAATATATGCCAGTCGACAGCGGAAAAGATATTCTCATGAGAAGGTTCATAGAACAACAACAAAGATCGCAG GTTATCTTACCTAATGCCGTGAGAGCGCAAAGCGAACAAGAGCTGTTGGAAGCTTCTCTGCGTCAACAGAACGCGTTATTACGTCAAATACTTTTAGATCGCGAGAGAGACCTGCGTCTAGAAACTCAATCACTTCCGGCTGGTACACAAACCGATCACGACGCCGGAACTCAAACGGAACCGGAATTAATGAGACCGCCGAAACGAGAAATCAGATCGGACAACGATCAAAGTGATTATAGCGACGAAGAAGATGAATTGGCCATAATTAAAGCGAAAGCTAAGAGACGAAACGGACGTAAAATTAACGTTCGGCGAAAAATCAAAACGCCCATACAAGAAGAAGTCGAATCGGAAATAGAACATCCCCTTAGACAAACGGATTTATACAGAGAGGAACTTCCTCATAGACAAACAAACATATATAGAGAGAATGATTCTCATAGAGAAAGTGAATTGTATAGAGAGACTGAATTTCACAGACAATCGGTAGATAATGGAGACGGCGATCGACATAGACAAACGGAATCGTATAGAGGGACTGGATCACATAGACAAAGGGATTCGTATGTAGAGGGTAATCATCATGGACACACGGAATCACGTAGAGAAAGCGATTCTCATAGACAAAAGGATTTTCATATAGAGGGTGATCCTCGTAGGCAAACGGAATCGTATAGAGGAGGTGATTCTCATAGACAAAGGGATTCGTATAGAGAAGACGATTCTCATAGACAAATGGAATTGTATGGAGGAAGTGTGAGACggaaaaaatcttcaaaatcgAGTGGAACTCATTCTTCAAAATCGGAATTGAAGAAAGAGATATTGGAAGAGTTGTTGGCTTCGTTAGAACAAAGTTATGACGACAGCGATAGTGGGGAACGATATTATAAAGGAAAGGAAGAATCTAGGTACaagaaaaaacgtttattttccGACGACAGTTTGGAGGTTAGTCCTAAATCGGACGAAAAGACCAGTACGGATTCCAATAATCACAAATACCATTCGGAATCAGATTTGAGattattttcatcgaaaaatcgaCGAAAATCTTCCGGTAGTTCGAATAC TACCGCTCAACTCAAATCTAAAAGTCAGTTCGATCTGAGTGAAGTTGTCGGGgagaaaaaagttaaaaaaagttCGAAACGTGCGACTGGGGGTGCCAGATATATGGATTGGTACAAAAAACCCCAAAACACCGACAACAGTAATAAAGAAACtcaaaaaactaacaaaaaacaaaaatccagTAGCAAAAAACCCGCAAAAGGTACAAAACCATCGGTTAGTTCACGTTTATTACTAGATACCGAGTCTAGtaggaataaaaaaatcgataataaaaaagaagcagCCGGACCGGATCATCCGTTATTACAGCATTCGGAATATAGGTACGAAGCGCCGTATACGAAGAAACCGGAAGAAGATAACGATTCTGGTATAGCGTTGACCAAACCGCCGATAACGCAGAAGAAGAGCGTGTTTACAATAGCTTACGATGACGTACATACCAATCAACTTAGAGCAGACAGTACTACATCACCTTAA